From a single bacterium genomic region:
- the mutS gene encoding DNA mismatch repair protein MutS has translation MTTQSEYSTPMMRQYMALKREQPDAILLFRCGDFYETYADDAEEAGRLLNIIVTRKAAGGDGDVAMAGVPHHALDNYLAKLVRLGKRVAIAEQTEDPKQAKGLVQRAIVRVVTPGTAVDDALLEDRSNNYLVALCEGKNGDWGVAVTDVSTGFFALTEVDAADSQAKLVTELARLDAREILLPEDLEASALRPLLAERDIPITRRRQEDFRHANARRLLLDHFNVQSLEGFGAEELETGVCAAGALLRYIRETQKTAIGHIANLRVHYGKRAMVLDAVTQRSLELVRNLHGDGREGTLLSILDRTVTPMGARMLKRWMLEPLCERAAIEARLDAVDNLVASLDLRENAGELLRGVKDLERIVSRMSMGVANPREMAALRLGLDRLPELRRTLTGANAPLLKRLGEELNLLEDLRREVATALVEEPPANLQNGGAIRDGYSDELDELKAVARDSKTWIAQFRAREAERTGVDKLKIGYNRVFGYYIEITHAQMRQIPGGEPPEDYIRKQTLTNSERFITPELKEKEDIILHAEERLVALEQQLFDALRRRVADHAVEILHDAEVIANVDCLRSFAVAAMSGRYVRPRINEDDRLEIVDGRHPVLEAIQTDPPFVPNDALMSPDDCQIALITGPNMAGKSTYIRQVALIVLMAHMGCFVPAGEADISLVDRIFTRVGAMDHLARGQSTFLVEMTETANILRHATTSSLVILDEIGRGTSTYDGLSIAWSVVEYLHNTPGRTPKTLFATHYHELTSLEGPLPRLRNHHVAILEEKTRVVFLFKVIPGATDRSYGVHAAEYAGVPADVVTRAREILGGLERGEAVAPRVASGEKIVEGKKVRGKKAAAILPQADPWEDQQLSLFDSAPPHEAVERLKKLDPNRLTPMEALAVLAELKRLTDDSS, from the coding sequence GTGACGACACAGTCTGAATACTCCACACCGATGATGCGCCAGTACATGGCGCTGAAACGCGAGCAGCCGGATGCGATTCTGCTGTTTCGGTGTGGCGATTTTTATGAGACTTACGCGGACGACGCCGAAGAAGCCGGCCGACTCCTGAACATCATCGTGACGCGCAAAGCCGCCGGCGGCGACGGCGACGTTGCCATGGCCGGCGTTCCACATCATGCGCTGGACAATTACCTCGCAAAGCTCGTTCGCCTCGGCAAACGCGTCGCCATCGCCGAACAAACTGAAGATCCGAAGCAGGCCAAGGGCCTTGTGCAGCGCGCCATCGTGCGCGTGGTCACGCCAGGTACGGCCGTCGACGACGCGCTGCTTGAGGATCGCTCAAATAACTATCTCGTGGCCCTGTGCGAAGGAAAGAACGGCGATTGGGGCGTCGCTGTGACCGACGTTTCAACCGGGTTCTTTGCACTGACCGAAGTCGACGCGGCGGACTCTCAGGCTAAGCTCGTCACGGAACTTGCCCGTTTGGACGCGCGCGAGATTCTCCTGCCGGAAGACCTTGAGGCATCTGCACTGCGCCCGCTGCTCGCTGAACGCGACATTCCGATCACGCGTCGCCGCCAAGAAGATTTCCGTCACGCAAACGCGCGGCGCTTGTTGCTCGATCACTTCAACGTGCAGAGCCTCGAAGGCTTCGGCGCGGAAGAACTCGAGACCGGCGTTTGCGCTGCCGGCGCGCTGTTGCGCTACATTCGCGAAACCCAGAAAACCGCCATCGGCCACATTGCCAATTTGCGCGTTCATTACGGCAAGCGCGCGATGGTGCTGGATGCCGTGACGCAGCGTTCGCTTGAACTTGTGCGCAACCTGCATGGCGATGGGCGCGAGGGGACGCTGCTTTCCATTCTTGATCGCACTGTCACGCCGATGGGTGCGCGCATGCTGAAGCGCTGGATGCTCGAGCCGCTCTGCGAACGTGCGGCTATCGAGGCCCGACTCGACGCGGTCGACAACCTGGTTGCTAGCCTCGACTTGCGAGAGAACGCCGGCGAGCTCTTGCGCGGCGTGAAGGACCTTGAACGCATCGTCAGCCGCATGAGTATGGGCGTTGCCAATCCGCGCGAAATGGCGGCGTTGCGGCTTGGCCTCGATCGTTTACCGGAATTGCGTCGAACGTTGACCGGTGCCAACGCTCCACTGCTAAAGCGACTCGGTGAGGAACTGAATCTTCTGGAAGATCTGCGGCGCGAAGTCGCCACGGCCCTTGTCGAGGAACCGCCGGCAAATCTGCAGAACGGCGGCGCGATTCGCGACGGGTATTCGGATGAGCTCGATGAACTGAAGGCCGTTGCGCGCGATTCAAAGACATGGATCGCCCAGTTCCGTGCGCGCGAAGCCGAACGCACCGGCGTCGACAAGCTCAAGATTGGCTACAATCGCGTCTTCGGCTACTACATCGAAATTACGCACGCGCAGATGCGCCAGATTCCCGGCGGCGAACCGCCGGAGGATTACATCCGCAAGCAGACACTGACGAATTCAGAGCGCTTCATCACGCCGGAGTTGAAGGAAAAGGAAGACATCATCCTTCACGCCGAGGAGCGGCTCGTTGCGCTGGAGCAGCAACTCTTCGATGCGCTCCGCCGTCGTGTGGCGGATCACGCGGTGGAGATTTTGCACGACGCGGAAGTCATTGCGAATGTCGATTGCCTGCGGTCGTTCGCGGTGGCCGCAATGTCCGGCCGATACGTTCGGCCACGCATCAACGAAGACGATCGACTCGAAATCGTCGATGGCCGCCATCCCGTTCTGGAAGCCATCCAGACCGATCCGCCGTTCGTGCCGAACGATGCGTTGATGTCTCCGGACGATTGCCAGATCGCATTGATTACCGGGCCGAACATGGCCGGCAAGTCGACGTATATTCGCCAGGTCGCGCTGATCGTTCTGATGGCGCACATGGGATGTTTCGTCCCGGCGGGGGAGGCCGACATCTCGCTCGTCGATCGCATTTTCACGCGCGTGGGCGCCATGGATCATCTGGCGCGCGGGCAGTCGACGTTCCTGGTGGAGATGACCGAGACAGCGAACATCCTTCGCCATGCGACGACAAGTTCGCTGGTGATTCTCGACGAAATCGGACGCGGCACCAGTACCTACGATGGTCTTTCGATCGCATGGTCGGTCGTGGAGTACTTGCACAACACGCCCGGCCGCACGCCGAAGACTCTCTTTGCGACGCACTACCACGAGCTGACAAGTCTCGAAGGTCCGTTGCCGCGGCTTCGCAATCATCATGTCGCGATTCTCGAGGAGAAAACTCGCGTTGTCTTCCTCTTTAAGGTCATCCCCGGCGCGACGGATCGAAGCTACGGCGTGCATGCGGCGGAATACGCCGGCGTGCCCGCGGATGTCGTAACGCGTGCGCGGGAGATTCTCGGCGGACTCGAACGCGGTGAAGCCGTCGCGCCGCGTGTTGCGAGTGGCGAGAAGATCGTTGAAGGAAAGAAAGTGCGCGGCAAGAAGGCCGCCGCCATTCTGCCTCAAGCCGATCCGTGGGAAGACCAACAGCTCTCGCTGTTCGATTCCGCTCCGCCTCACGAAGCTGTCGAGCGCCTCAAGAAACTCGATCCCAACCGCCTCACGCCGATGGAAGCCCTGGCCGTCCTGGCCGAACTGAAGAGGTTGACGGACGATTCCTCCTGA